In one Planctomycetota bacterium genomic region, the following are encoded:
- the tadA gene encoding Flp pilus assembly complex ATPase component TadA: MKRKLIGEILKERKVVTAEQVKEALKIQQEMSEKAASEKGDAKTPVKRIGEILIEKGWANQNQVTSALAVQHNLRFVRLSTGGIKEEIIQTVPKNIAMEHKIIPVTKKDRTLTIASIEPLDVFVLDNLRFLLNADLECVLTTPEEFFGAVTKYYGSVGSELDGIIGGADEGDVSVRKTDEDEEAGDDAPIIKLVQMILADAVKNRVSDIHIEPMEKELRIRYRIDGMCVPIESPPKRLQGSLLSRVKLMSGMDIAEKRKPQDGRIPLILNGKNFDIRVSALPSSHGESIVMRLLEKEALVTLEELGFHSEDYQKFRSIIKKPNGIFLVTGPTGSGKTTTLYAALKELNKPNVKIITAEDPVEYVLPGINQCRVKTDIGFTFASIIRAMLRQAPNIILVGEIRDLETAEIAIQAALTGHLVFSTLHTNDAPSSLTRLLDMGVKPFLVSTSIQAILAQRLVRVLCPKCKQPYQPTQEELAALGLSEKDIAGKTIYQAIGCKECKDSGYKGRKGLFELMEMNSTIREMTFQKESTLKLREQAIMNGMVNLLHDGVRKVLDGITTVEEVLLMTKREDIAY; this comes from the coding sequence ATGAAGCGTAAATTAATCGGCGAGATACTAAAGGAAAGAAAAGTAGTTACTGCGGAACAAGTCAAAGAGGCTTTAAAAATACAGCAGGAAATGTCCGAAAAAGCCGCTTCGGAAAAAGGCGATGCGAAAACACCGGTTAAGCGCATCGGCGAGATACTCATCGAAAAAGGCTGGGCTAACCAGAATCAGGTTACTTCCGCCTTGGCCGTTCAGCATAACCTTAGATTCGTCCGCCTGTCGACCGGTGGAATCAAGGAGGAAATCATCCAGACTGTTCCTAAGAATATTGCGATGGAACATAAGATTATTCCGGTGACCAAAAAAGATCGCACCCTGACGATTGCCTCGATAGAGCCGCTTGATGTTTTTGTCCTGGATAACCTCAGGTTTTTACTTAATGCGGACTTGGAATGCGTCCTGACTACCCCGGAAGAGTTTTTCGGGGCGGTGACCAAATATTACGGTTCGGTCGGCTCGGAATTGGACGGCATTATCGGAGGCGCCGATGAAGGCGATGTCTCTGTCAGGAAAACCGATGAGGATGAGGAGGCCGGCGATGACGCACCGATTATCAAGCTCGTCCAGATGATACTGGCTGACGCGGTGAAAAACAGGGTAAGCGATATTCATATCGAGCCGATGGAAAAAGAATTAAGGATTCGCTACCGCATTGACGGCATGTGCGTCCCGATAGAATCACCACCGAAGCGTTTGCAGGGTTCTTTGCTTTCGCGCGTTAAACTTATGTCCGGAATGGATATCGCGGAAAAAAGGAAGCCCCAGGACGGAAGGATTCCGCTGATTTTAAACGGCAAGAATTTTGATATCCGCGTTTCTGCCTTGCCCTCTTCCCACGGCGAAAGTATCGTCATGAGGCTCCTGGAAAAAGAGGCTCTGGTCACTTTGGAAGAATTGGGATTCCATTCGGAAGATTACCAGAAATTCCGGAGTATTATTAAAAAGCCCAATGGCATTTTCCTGGTGACCGGCCCTACAGGAAGCGGCAAGACCACCACTCTTTACGCCGCCCTTAAAGAGTTAAACAAACCCAATGTAAAAATAATCACCGCGGAAGATCCGGTGGAATACGTGCTTCCCGGAATCAACCAGTGCCGTGTAAAAACGGATATAGGTTTTACCTTTGCCTCTATTATCAGGGCGATGTTAAGGCAGGCGCCGAATATCATACTGGTCGGCGAAATCCGCGACCTAGAAACCGCGGAAATCGCCATACAGGCGGCCCTTACCGGCCATTTGGTGTTTTCCACCCTGCATACGAATGACGCACCTTCATCGCTTACCAGGCTTCTTGATATGGGTGTCAAGCCTTTCCTTGTTTCGACATCTATACAGGCGATATTGGCCCAGCGCCTGGTCAGGGTGCTTTGCCCTAAATGCAAACAGCCTTACCAGCCGACCCAGGAAGAATTGGCTGCTTTGGGGCTTTCGGAAAAAGATATCGCCGGCAAGACGATTTATCAGGCAATTGGCTGCAAGGAGTGCAAGGATTCCGGATACAAAGGGCGAAAGGGACTTTTTGAATTGATGGAAATGAACTCTACCATAAGGGAAATGACTTTCCAAAAAGAATCCACCCTGAAATTAAGGGAACAGGCGATTATGAACGGAATGGTCAACTTGCTCCATGACGGCGTCCGCAAGGTTTTGGATGGCATTACCACCGTGGAAGAAGTGCTTCTCATGACCAAACGCGAAGATATCGCGTATTGA
- a CDS encoding macro domain-containing protein — MDKIKIVKSDITEMSVDAIVNAANNDLILGGGVAGAIRQKGGPKIQAECNTKAPIQIGEAAITTGGTLKAKYVIHAASMALGGWATADSVKSSTYNSFMRAKENNIKSIAFPAIGTGVAGFPITRCAQIMIDTAESFVKQYPLLETVYFVLYDDKAFEAFKEYYDTKSSGQTPVQAK, encoded by the coding sequence ATGGATAAGATAAAGATAGTAAAAAGCGATATTACCGAGATGTCCGTGGATGCCATCGTCAATGCTGCTAATAACGATTTGATTCTCGGCGGAGGCGTTGCCGGTGCCATACGCCAAAAAGGAGGTCCGAAAATACAGGCTGAATGCAATACCAAGGCTCCTATCCAGATAGGCGAAGCAGCAATTACCACGGGCGGGACTCTTAAAGCCAAATATGTCATCCACGCCGCCAGTATGGCATTGGGCGGATGGGCTACGGCAGATTCCGTTAAAAGCTCGACTTATAACAGCTTCATGAGGGCTAAAGAAAATAATATCAAGTCAATCGCTTTCCCTGCGATTGGGACGGGCGTTGCCGGATTTCCCATTACCCGTTGTGCCCAAATTATGATAGATACTGCCGAATCCTTCGTTAAGCAGTATCCCCTCCTCGAAACAGTTTATTTCGTCCTCTATGATGATAAGGCATTTGAGGCTTTCAAGGAATATTACGATACCAAGTCATCCGGGCAAACGCCTGTGCAGGCAAAATAG
- a CDS encoding DEAD/DEAH box helicase, with protein sequence MEYRGLKLDPFQEKAIEAISRNQSVLVAAPTGAGKTLIAEFALEKILKEGKRIVYTAPIKALSNQKFRDFSREYGNDIGVVTGDVTINPDARALIMTTEIFRNSILENPERLKDVSYVIFDEVHYLDDEERGTVWEESIIFAPKEIKIIALSATIPNINTLGRWIKNVRNDNLVVIEEFQRPVPLRHLLFLENIGVGNIKTLNKIKSMTEAVSPVEFKWNRTVRDSVVDYVVKQNQLPCLYFLFNRKDCERRAETNLKRGLLNDEEKQKAEEIFSELCLKYGLEFSNESVGFISSLISNGVAFHHAGMLPTLKEIVEQLFTKGLIKLLFATETFAVGVNMPARSVIFDDLIKFDGVRRNFIKSRDYHQMAGRAGRRGVDEVGFVYSYLKRPYIRPHFVEQITAGPIEPVKSQFNLSYACLLNLYHKLKENIYDVCAKSLSNFQAKPKIRVHRKTKDRGFKRGEICFAETVEQVRRKLRLLERMGYIRGQSLTGLGHFARQIYGYELIMGELFAGRVLEKLTPDELNILCVAIVFESKRREMYQRIPKYQLTNVYKPVMEVSNRIDREERKNGITELSKQPDFKLSGAAYAWSTGTPFEALNEWTSAADGDLVRTFRLAIQVLHQLERACRAAGITDTVVIKEAIYKLKRDEVDAEKYLRA encoded by the coding sequence ATGGAATACCGAGGTCTTAAGTTAGACCCATTTCAGGAAAAAGCCATTGAAGCAATATCACGCAACCAGTCTGTGCTGGTGGCCGCTCCGACCGGTGCAGGAAAAACCCTTATCGCAGAATTCGCCCTGGAAAAAATCCTGAAGGAAGGTAAGCGTATCGTTTACACCGCTCCGATAAAAGCGCTCAGCAACCAGAAATTCCGCGATTTTAGCCGTGAGTACGGGAATGATATCGGTGTGGTTACCGGCGATGTAACAATTAATCCTGATGCCCGTGCGCTCATCATGACCACTGAAATATTCCGCAATAGCATCTTGGAAAATCCGGAAAGGCTGAAAGACGTTTCATACGTCATTTTCGACGAGGTCCATTACCTTGACGATGAGGAGCGCGGCACTGTCTGGGAAGAAAGCATTATTTTCGCGCCCAAAGAGATTAAAATCATAGCTCTTAGTGCCACTATACCCAATATCAATACGCTCGGCAGATGGATTAAAAATGTCCGTAATGATAATTTGGTGGTGATTGAGGAATTCCAGCGTCCGGTGCCTTTGCGTCATTTGTTGTTCCTAGAAAATATCGGGGTTGGCAACATAAAGACATTGAATAAGATAAAAAGCATGACCGAAGCAGTGTCTCCTGTCGAATTTAAATGGAATCGCACCGTGCGCGATTCGGTTGTTGATTATGTGGTGAAACAAAACCAGCTGCCATGTCTCTATTTCCTCTTTAACAGGAAAGATTGCGAGCGACGAGCGGAAACTAACCTAAAACGCGGTTTGTTGAATGATGAGGAAAAGCAAAAAGCCGAAGAGATTTTTTCCGAATTATGCCTGAAATACGGTTTGGAGTTTTCTAATGAATCGGTCGGTTTTATTTCATCGTTAATCTCTAACGGCGTGGCGTTTCACCATGCCGGGATGTTGCCGACCTTGAAGGAAATTGTGGAACAGCTTTTTACTAAGGGGTTGATAAAACTACTTTTTGCCACGGAAACTTTTGCGGTCGGTGTGAATATGCCCGCCCGCTCCGTAATATTCGATGATTTAATTAAATTTGACGGTGTCAGGCGGAATTTTATAAAAAGCAGGGATTACCATCAAATGGCCGGGCGTGCCGGCCGGCGCGGGGTTGATGAGGTCGGCTTTGTTTACAGCTACCTTAAACGTCCTTATATTCGCCCTCATTTTGTGGAACAGATAACCGCCGGACCGATTGAGCCGGTTAAAAGCCAATTCAACCTTTCTTATGCGTGCCTCTTGAATCTTTACCATAAGCTTAAGGAGAATATTTATGATGTCTGCGCCAAAAGCCTGAGTAATTTCCAGGCTAAACCTAAAATACGCGTCCATCGAAAAACGAAAGATAGGGGTTTTAAAAGAGGGGAAATCTGTTTTGCCGAAACGGTTGAGCAGGTCCGACGTAAATTAAGGCTGTTGGAACGGATGGGGTATATAAGGGGGCAGTCTCTGACCGGTTTGGGACATTTCGCCCGACAGATTTACGGGTATGAATTGATTATGGGAGAGCTTTTTGCAGGAAGGGTTCTGGAAAAACTTACCCCAGATGAATTGAATATCCTTTGTGTTGCTATTGTGTTTGAATCCAAGCGGCGCGAGATGTACCAGAGGATTCCCAAATATCAGCTCACCAATGTTTATAAACCGGTTATGGAAGTGAGTAACCGGATTGATCGTGAAGAAAGGAAAAATGGTATCACGGAACTTTCCAAACAACCTGATTTTAAATTGAGTGGCGCGGCGTATGCATGGTCTACCGGAACTCCATTTGAAGCTTTGAACGAATGGACCAGCGCGGCAGATGGCGACCTGGTCCGGACTTTTCGTTTGGCCATACAGGTTTTGCACCAGCTTGAACGGGCTTGCCGCGCGGCCGGGATAACCGATACCGTTGTTATTAAAGAGGCAATTTATAAATTAAAACGCGATGAAGTGGATGCGGAAAAATATTTACGCGCGTGA
- a CDS encoding VCBS repeat-containing protein, which produces MINKRNVLFAICILSIMSMVFVAASRLLAVGEEATGETRLNRDEIKRVSEKYGFLGPETIKIGENMNNLRIQDFDGDGRFDFLVVNGTEKKVSVFYQTDKLDPRFMQESFVMEKAASGMTTGEVNGDGLVDIVFLDSDGKVNILFHEKDKRAFSSPKEIELDNRGSLLKVEDINNDKKDEIIVLNNEDINIILHEKDRSFRKAVKYENTMKKVADFHLADADGDGLKDLIFFEPSGQLLSFRKQLTNFCFAPEITQKIEGIRIGDFEDITGDKRNEMLAMHAQTNAFKIYRFSKPDELKPDEKKKFNLSRSRDYFFKIGIGSSKGLAIGDVNADKLFDVVYVDSSRAEISLYLQDESGNLAEKKVYPSLMGMQNAAIGDINNDGKNEVVIISSKEKCISFVQMTPEGRLSFPKPLFLPEETPTAFVIADMNQDKKLDLVYGARNEKAEKGFIFVMGLNEKGEWSQTQKIELTAKQGTVVDEIKAIDVDNDKQPDLILFFQMSSPIIFTQQKDGSFKDITTGNTALTSLLNKLNPVELTWGDVNRDGINEMLISQNNFVRSLDWNGGSPQVIDQYNGKSSESVVQTAFTFDLDSDKIPEVILYDSQLKLLTILKKNVQGVYEILENIEISYLTIKNIFAEDMNNDGKKDIMLFGQERFGILYSDVTDPQFEPLADYATRIKRGVYTRYAIGDVNGDGKKDVVLIEGKRHNMEILSIDEKNKLNQELTFQVFEDPETDLLDEESEDYRWRNLPVNEPRDIKIIDINNDKKDDIILLAHRNLLIYLQE; this is translated from the coding sequence GTGATAAATAAAAGAAACGTTCTTTTTGCCATATGCATCCTGTCTATAATGAGCATGGTTTTTGTGGCCGCATCCAGATTACTGGCGGTTGGGGAGGAAGCAACAGGGGAAACCAGGCTCAATCGGGATGAAATCAAGCGTGTTTCCGAAAAATACGGATTCCTGGGCCCTGAGACTATTAAAATCGGGGAAAACATGAATAACCTTCGTATACAGGATTTTGATGGAGATGGACGGTTTGATTTTCTGGTAGTTAACGGCACGGAAAAAAAGGTGTCCGTATTCTACCAGACAGATAAGTTAGATCCGAGGTTTATGCAGGAATCTTTCGTCATGGAAAAAGCTGCTTCAGGGATGACTACCGGAGAAGTCAACGGCGACGGGTTGGTTGATATTGTTTTCCTTGATAGCGATGGCAAGGTTAATATCCTTTTTCACGAGAAGGATAAAAGGGCGTTTTCTTCTCCAAAGGAAATAGAGTTGGATAACCGGGGCAGCCTTCTTAAGGTCGAGGATATCAATAACGATAAGAAAGATGAGATTATCGTTTTAAATAATGAGGATATTAATATTATTCTCCACGAAAAGGACCGGTCTTTCCGTAAGGCGGTGAAATATGAAAACACCATGAAGAAAGTGGCGGATTTTCACCTGGCGGATGCCGATGGAGACGGCTTAAAGGATTTGATATTCTTTGAGCCAAGTGGACAATTGCTGTCTTTTCGTAAACAGCTAACTAATTTTTGTTTTGCACCGGAAATAACCCAGAAAATAGAGGGTATCAGAATAGGTGATTTCGAGGATATTACCGGAGATAAGAGAAACGAGATGCTTGCAATGCATGCACAGACTAATGCCTTTAAAATCTATCGCTTTTCTAAACCAGATGAATTAAAACCTGACGAAAAGAAGAAATTCAATTTAAGCCGTAGCCGTGATTATTTCTTTAAGATCGGTATCGGTTCTTCTAAAGGTCTGGCAATAGGCGATGTTAACGCTGATAAGCTTTTCGATGTGGTTTATGTGGATAGCTCCCGGGCGGAAATCAGCCTGTATTTGCAGGATGAATCAGGCAATCTGGCTGAAAAAAAGGTTTATCCTTCGCTCATGGGTATGCAGAATGCCGCAATCGGCGATATTAATAACGACGGGAAAAACGAGGTGGTAATTATCAGCTCTAAAGAGAAGTGCATTAGTTTTGTGCAAATGACGCCCGAGGGAAGATTATCTTTCCCGAAACCGCTTTTCCTGCCGGAAGAAACGCCGACGGCATTTGTCATTGCTGATATGAATCAGGATAAAAAGCTCGACCTTGTTTATGGCGCGCGTAACGAAAAAGCGGAAAAAGGATTTATTTTTGTAATGGGCCTAAATGAAAAAGGAGAATGGTCCCAGACGCAGAAAATCGAACTCACCGCAAAGCAAGGGACTGTCGTGGATGAAATTAAAGCAATAGATGTTGATAATGATAAACAGCCTGATTTAATTTTGTTTTTCCAGATGAGTTCTCCGATCATATTCACACAACAAAAAGACGGCTCTTTCAAGGATATTACGACTGGCAATACAGCCTTGACAAGCTTGTTAAATAAGCTTAATCCGGTCGAGCTTACTTGGGGGGATGTTAACCGTGATGGTATAAACGAGATGCTTATTTCGCAGAATAATTTTGTACGCTCGCTTGACTGGAACGGCGGAAGCCCTCAGGTTATAGACCAGTATAACGGTAAGTCATCAGAATCGGTTGTCCAAACCGCTTTTACTTTTGATTTGGATAGCGATAAAATACCCGAAGTCATCCTTTACGATAGCCAGCTTAAGTTATTGACAATCCTTAAAAAGAATGTCCAGGGCGTTTATGAAATCTTAGAAAATATCGAGATAAGTTACCTGACGATCAAAAATATTTTTGCCGAAGATATGAATAACGATGGGAAAAAGGATATAATGTTGTTTGGGCAGGAGCGGTTCGGTATACTTTATTCCGATGTGACTGACCCGCAGTTTGAGCCTCTGGCTGATTATGCCACGCGGATTAAACGCGGGGTTTATACCAGGTACGCTATTGGCGATGTCAACGGCGACGGGAAAAAAGACGTGGTTTTGATAGAAGGCAAACGGCATAATATGGAGATACTTTCGATAGATGAAAAAAATAAATTAAACCAGGAGTTGACGTTCCAGGTTTTTGAAGACCCGGAAACAGATTTGTTGGATGAGGAAAGCGAGGATTATCGCTGGCGCAACCTGCCGGTTAACGAACCGCGCGATATAAAAATCATCGATATCAACAACGATAAAAAGGATGATATCATACTACTGGCGCACAGAAACCTGCTTATTTATTTGCAGGAGTAA